A segment of the Ictalurus punctatus breed USDA103 chromosome 24, Coco_2.0, whole genome shotgun sequence genome:
agaTTTAGAAAAAGCCTGTAAAGAGTAATATCGAAGACTTCAAATGTTCTGCAATATTTATGCTTTTATTAAGACCCTTAATTCAGAGAATGTAATTTTTGTAATGATTAGCTGGAGTCccattttgttttgcttctgGTATTTGCAGGATGTTTCTTCAACTCGAGAAACACAGTGAAACATTTTAGCCTGACAAATCATCAGCCATATTCACTGTGTACACGTTGTCATCTGACTGATCATCAGTGGGAACACATTGAGAGTCCTGGTTTATGAGACACTATTTACCCAAACAGGACCTCATAGATgtttcagtttttcttttaaagaaacACCTACAAATATGGAATATTCTAAAAAGAGTTTATTCGTTCCAACAACTCCCATACCCTCACAGTCTCCTTATTCCCAGCCTCAGCCATgtacatgaatatatatatatatatatatatatatatatatatatatatatatatatatatatatatatatatatatatatatatatatatatattcattgtAGAGTGGTTTACAAATAGACAATTATGGCTACACACATTCATCCTAGAGTGGACCAGAACATACTTTTAGtccactcacacatacacttatgCACATTTGAGTGAGGGTCACACTAATGTACAACCTCTCTACAATCTTTCTGATATTTACATGCAGAAGATCCTACGACATTCCCCAACTACACAACTAGCCAATCTAAAAAAATTCACCTAAAACATTACACTGTATTGGCTTACGTCAtagtataaagaaaaaaaaagttctcacccttgcacccacacacacacacacacacacacacacacacacacacacacacacacacacacacacactcgagctGAAGGAGCAGCTCAGAAAAGAGTTCAAAGGTTACCTGGGTCAAATGTTATCCTCCCCGCAAATAACactaaacatacacacacatgcacacatggcAAAAGGATCGGAGTCCTCACATCTTCCCCCACAATGCCTAGGCAAATAGGCAAAACAATGGCATTGTCAGTTACTGGTTTGCCTGCCTTTTCTCCCTCCCCCACAGGCCATGGGCAAATGTACATTGTCTACTGATCACAGACAATATTGTATGTACTtaacactaaaaaaaatgtcagtgaagacttggaaaaaaaaggattcaaACAATATAGTGGAAGCACACCATAATCAGAGCAGTCAACTGCAATGCTCTATGGCTTTGAAATTGAACTGCATTCTGTAGAATAAATCATAGCTATGCATTTGAGATTTACTAAGTAGTTTGTGCACTTGAAATTCCAAAGtacacagacatatacactACATATTGTGGCAGTACAAGCTTTCACCCACAGCCTTTCTCTCACAGTGACTCACTGAATGCACAGTGTCTGTGCTGCAGTTTATTTTTCTGCCAGCAGAGGGAGACAGTTTCAGAAACACGGACAATTTTGTAGAACTATATACTGTAACCCACAATGCACAGGACGGCATCTCTCAAGAGTTCTGCTTCGGGAGCGTCTGTGTCTTCCTACCCAGCCCTGGAcacagaaatgtaaaataaaattttttaaaaatcaagaaATTAGACATGaaccacttttctttttttccccccatacaaTGCATTAAAACAGAGGTCTTCACTCTTATCAAGACTGATCTTTGATCAAGGATTTGCTGCAGGTTTTAATCCCAGCCCATTAGTTGCCACTCCTAAAGGTCTTTAAATGACTAATAAGAATATATGATTAAACAAGTAGAATCAGAAATGGCAACTTTTTGTACTAAACCAGGCCTTTGAAAAGCTTTAAGGAAGGGGTCTGTGCAAAGTTAGGCCCAGCTGGACCAGTATGTGTAACATCAACAGTCAATTCAGCTGAGATTTTTCATGACCTGTGCCAATATAAAAGTAGTTTTGCAAATCTTTAATATCTTGTAATTTCTAAGGAAATCATCTAACATGcagtttaaataaacaaacaacatttcGTAATAGCAGAAAATGAATATAGACCTCCATAAAGACAAAAAAGCAAATACAATAACTCACACAGTTCACATAAGCTTCACAAGTCCAAataacaatgactacgtttacatgcacatcaatattctgatatgAATCGGAATTTGGCAGTATACTAATTATTACTGAGTTATGTAAACCCCTCAATCCGATTGCCCAgatcagattaagacaatattatgATTAGctgtatttaggaatggcatctcaggcatacttacaaccatgtatacaggagtCAGCCTTCACATCTTTTCTGACTGCTGCCCGTACAACGTCACAGAGCAATCAAGCACATTAGGAGGAAATCATGTACCCTCATTcatatacatgagctcacagatgcccatgattagCTAGTGGTGCTCTgactgacaggggagagagtaatGCCATCTCTCCCACCTAGAGAGGATGTCTGTAGCATCAAAAATTGGGCAAATGCATTTTCCGTTGCATCACTCAAGAGCACACAaaccactgttttttttcttagaagCTTAAATGTCAAAAATATCACTATGTTACAAGATTTTTTCAGTTTaacttgtatttttttgttttagctgTAGTTTAGTTTTAGTATGTTCTTTTATTCTGTGTTTATATGAGTAATTGGTCATGTACTGATTGGAATTGGTCATAGTATGCCTAATCAATCAGCACCGAACAGTGCTGTTAGCCCTGccttcatacatacacacattcatatatatatatatatatatatatatatatatatatatatatatatatatatatatatatatatatatatatatatatatatatatacatacacacacacacacacacacaaggtcaacTAACTTCCTGAAAGCTTTTCCTAACTCTGATGGCTGGCTTTACACTCTTTATCGTAATGCATACTGCATATGAAGTTAGATTTCGCAAATATCCCATATATATATTCCTTAATTAAAATGAGGATACCTACGTATAAAGAGGCTGCAGCTGTAGGTGGGAACTCTTTTGTGGTGGCTGATACCCATACGAGTCAAACCCACCGATGAAGTCAACtgtcacacgcacacacgcacagtcaaaaatgagaaaaactGTTGTGGGCAAGGTGTTAAGAACATGCAtctataacaataataatacattgttAAACAGATAATACTTACAGCTGTCCTCATCATCCAGGAAGACTTTGCTAACATAGCAGGCGTATACAAATCCAAAAAGCTAGGACAAAAACAGAATCGAGTCAAAGAAGTTGTTTTAAATGCAGTTTGGGCAATGGGTGGTCAAGACACATTACCTCAGTTATACCTTTacctttttataaaaatgtattttaatctGATCTGTATAGTTTTAGTGCCTGAATATAGAGAAAATATGTGAATCATCCAttctgtagtgtggtgtttTATACATATCACAGTGCACTCTTTCATTAAGGTCTTTAATGAActgatatggaaaaaaaaaacactcactgCGAGAAACACTTGCAGGGCAGAGCTGACCACCTCTATGTACTGGTAATCCAGCAGGCAGCCAGTGACTGTGATCACATGGTGGTCTTGTGGAGCCAATAGGGAGTCCGGCACTGTTGTAACTAAGCAACCAGGTCCATTCTCCATCCACCAAGAGCGATGTAAAGAGGTATTAAATGTCATCAGGAAATCTCGATCCTATACATAGAtgtgggagggggggggggggacataaGTATGTACTGTGCactgttaaacaaataaataggttACAAAGAAATATCTTAGTTAAAACTGTCTGGTCAAGTCAATTTACCCCATATGCATAATTTCAAGATATGAATCATTTgctataaataaaagaaagaattgtttaaaatgtagtCACTCGTGATAATGGCTCTGTGGAAGTACATGACCTTCATTTTCCTACTCAGCTTCATAAGAATCTGTTTTTGTCATGCATATCCTCTTAGCTGTGCAGCTGGATCTGTCAAGGTATTCTGTCAAAGTTGTAAAACAGGGTGTAGACTGCCCTCGGTTTTTGTACATTGTTTCGGGTCATTTTCCAGTGTTGGACTTGCAAGTGTTGTAACTTTTAACTTGTGCTTCACTTATAATAAACCAAAGAGCATCACCTTAAATTCAGGCATTTGAGGCCTCACAACTAATGGATTTTTCAAGAGAACTAAAAACCAAATGATGACAATATTATGCACTTTTATAAAGGTGTGCATCACCCACAGCCATCAGTGGCTGGAAGCCAAGAAAGCAAATCTGGCCATGcactctgggtgggagggatggcatactccctctcccctgtcaatcagagcagcATTGTGAAAAAACAAGGTGGCTAGCTTCAAGTTTCTTTGAGGAAGCTTGTGTTAGTCTTCACCCAGTCGGTGGTTGTTGTATGAAAGAAGAGAGTCTGCATCAGGACTGAGATcccatatatactgtatgctacATTTGGCTTATTTGGCTGAGAGGAAGTGGTTATTACCTCATATAATAATTCCTACCAATGTAAGGTATGAACGTATATGTGATTCTGGACAATAGCATtgtctttacatttacatttatggcatttggcagatggccttatccagagcaacgtacagaagtgctttgaagtttCTATCACTATCCTAAtgctggttcactaggtcaaggactaaaaataccatcagtctaaaaactctgctggggaggtaatatagtaagaaaagtaTACAGACAACACAATATGAGATATGTGACATCCTCACTCAACTCACTCTGAATTATTCTTTATCTGGTCACTTTATACCTACGATTAATACTTAATAGCATTATATCTGTGATTTAGAACTCAGAAGTAAGTAGCAGTGATTCTCCGTGTTCTGACGTCCACATTCATTATGATTTTCTGGCTCCCAGTGGACATGTTCAGGTTACACTCATGCATGATACGTTAtaattttttccctttttttctgtgtactgcttattttgtgtacagcgctttgagaagctgctacTAAAAgcgctttaaaaaataaagtttattattattattattatgatgatgatgatggcaaaCACTTACGCAAATGTCTCTACCCAAATGCCTCATGTGTTCTCAGATGGACACAGAAGAATAAAccacgttttgttttgttttttcccccaagagGACGACACCAGACCCCTTGCTTACTGGCACACCTGTTCAAAGTCACTGAATTTTCAGGTTTAAAGTTCTAGGTGGCTGAAACTAAATTCTGTCTTCACTTTCCTGTGTGTATTCAAGTGAACTGACGAATTTTAGTCATGTTCGTCCTGGCTGCTTCTAGCTTACTACTACAGCCTGGTTGATGTGTTcagttattaatgtttaaattatttatttggttaTGTTAAATAGTTGGCTTATGTGATTAAGAGTCCCaaacaaaataagcacaaaacaTTAGTACTTCAGACAAATAATAAACCATAATAACTGAGCTAATCATTCTTCTCTTATTTACCTGAGACAGGTGGCCCACCTCCAGGTAGAAACAGATAATGAAAGCATTCCAACCGACCCAGACCACTAGCCACACTGCATACTGAACACACAAAGTAAATGCACGTTAGTTAATACAAACCTCAAAGCACTAGACACATGTAGCAGAAAAGAAACTCAAAACACAGATTCTGATAAGTACAAGTCAAATAACGATGATGCTTTGTGTGATTTCTATTGTATGCTCTACTCAGTCAACATATGCAGGTGTGCACTTACcagtatctgtgtgtatgcaggTGTGCACTTACCAGTATAAGATATCGTGAGCGGACTTGCACCGTCCCAAACACTCCCAGAATAACAGCCAGGATGTGAAAAAAGTTTGCCAAGATGGGAGCCCATTGATAGCCCAGGAAATCAAACACCTGCCTCTGCAGCACAGCCAGCtacaaacacacatattcacacatgcATAAAGTTAATGCACACTAACCTGCGGTATATAAATAGCAACTGTCTTCTTAATGGTTAAAACGGCTGAGAGCAAAAATCTGTATTAGACATGTCTTTGTTGTAGATCAATTGGAAATTGGGGATGCACTCAAGTGTATTGGTTCTaattatatccatccatcaaaaTGTGGAATAATGATGTTCAAAAGCCGTTCACTAGGACATCTGCGAATGAATAATTAAAGAGCCTGACATTCTAGCTGCCCGCTTTTGAATACTTTGGATTGTTCAATCTTAAAAATAGATAAGATTTGATGTAGCCAAGTTGCCTTATTTTCTTATGCCTCACATATGCACAAATAGTGTAACCTCTCCTTCCTGGCTCCTTTAAGCAGTTTCTATGTTGCAGCACAGACCTGGCCTACATAGCAGACCCAGCACTCTGCCCAGAACGGGACGTCTGGTATTGTTGGCTCTCATAAACAGGTGAAGCTCAAAACAGGCTACAGGCATCCAAGAAACAAACAGGCTGCTTGGCACAAGTTTTGTGGATCAGCCAGGCAAAAAGAGAAGGGGCACAGAGCAAATGTACAAAGATTGTCAGGGACACTGGCAAATGTGCCACAGTGTCAGTTTCAAATACATGCCTGCTCAATCAACACAACAGTCAATACAACTAGTATCAGTTCACAGCTGGTCAAGTGacgtttttatatatatatatatatatatatatatatatatatatataactgttaTATGGATGATGAATGATACCATGATTGCAATTTAGTGCAACGGGTTAAAATTGGCAGTCTGTCACGCATCTATTCTTACCAAAACCAATCAAGAGTCTGTGAACTGCACAGCTAAAATGAGCCGTAAAAGGCCAATAAAACACGGTCATCCATTTAAGCCAGGGGCGGACAAATGCAACGggcccttcacacacacacacacacacacacacgcatgcaatCCCAAAGCGCTCTGCTGCAGctgtttccatggaaacagCCTGGAGCCCCAGCCCACAGCCCTATGAGAAAAGAGCCCCTACCTCAGGAGATCCCTCTGTGCCACATGCACACtctcacaaaacacacactgatctgGGGCATTAAAAGTTTCCATGAAATCCATTCTGGTGACGAAACAATTATGTTAAAATACTGATCTCAACATTTTGAGTATTGGCTGATACCTGACACTGATCCCATACTGATGTCCTCCAGTTCTCTGCAAGACTTAGTTGCTGATTGATGTGAAACATGACAGGCCTGACGCCAGTGTGCTCTAACTCCTTAAAGATCTCAGCGACGTCTCAGCAGGTCCAGTCTTACATTTGGAACTACGTTCCTTTTCAGTTCGTGTCAATGTAATTTCTAAACAATCGATAGCAGCTTCTGTGACCTGTTAATCACAATCCATTATCACAGCATAATATATGCCAGTTAGATGTTCCtagcatattttcatttgactcatttGGCTGTGATaacttggtggtggtggtagcacctcagtggttaagacgatggatttctgatcagaaggtcgtgagttcaaatcccagcaccaccaagctgtcactgctgagcccttgagcaagacccttaaccctcaactgctcggATGTTTGAATGAGATGAATGAAAGTCGCTCTGGATTAGGGCATCTGACaaaatgccatgaatgtaaattATGCAAAGAGACAGgacacaactgagcagttgagttaGTAAAGGGGGTTGTAAACCCAGGtgggtggtgctgggatttgaactcgcaccCTTCTGAcgagtaacccaaagccttaaacACTGTCCTAATTTTGATACTCTGTACCAGACTGCTGGAACTATTAATCAGTCTGTGCAGAAACTGGGGAAGATTTTTACCCTTAGATTCACAAAGCCTGTTCCCCACCTCCAATCACAGTCCCTCATATTCACTTAGACACAATTAAACATGTGAGTATGAAATCAGTGTGCAGTAAGGGAACACAGCACAAGGCGTTCACCTACCAGCTGCAAGGAGCAGATGACCACCAGCGTGCACCTCCCGTCGCAGCGGCCCATGCTCTCGC
Coding sequences within it:
- the nkain1 gene encoding sodium/potassium-transporting ATPase subunit beta-1-interacting protein 1 — translated: MKRESMGRCDGRCTLVVICSLQLLAVLQRQVFDFLGYQWAPILANFFHILAVILGVFGTVQVRSRYLILYAVWLVVWVGWNAFIICFYLEVGHLSQDRDFLMTFNTSLHRSWWMENGPGCLVTTVPDSLLAPQDHHVITVTGCLLDYQYIEVVSSALQVFLALFGFVYACYVSKVFLDDEDSFDFIGGFDSYGYQPPQKSSHLQLQPLYTAG